From Triticum aestivum cultivar Chinese Spring chromosome 4A, IWGSC CS RefSeq v2.1, whole genome shotgun sequence, a single genomic window includes:
- the LOC123082964 gene encoding homeobox-leucine zipper protein HOX28 has protein sequence MMHHAAGLDLGLGLGLGLASQGSLTSSTTTASSSPASQAHAQHWTAAFSSVVGAQEYERQQLLHRKEEPGMRPSTSPESGVSAGTKRGLEPTGSGVSPATGSDEDDDGAGGRKKLRLSKDQAAVLEECFKMHSTLNPKQKTALANRLGLRPRQVEVWFQNRRARTKLKQTEVDCEYMKRWCEQLAEQNRRLEKEVTELRALKAAPPAHNGAAAGPLTTLTRCLSCKRVASTSSASACNVPSFSANAGIGMPMPSLEERPFLCGFRDTGVTYGGSSGLAKVVKPAR, from the exons ATGATGCATCACGCCGCGGGTCTCGACCTGGGCCTCGGCCTCGGGCTCGGGCTCGCCTCCCAGGGCAGCCTCACGTCCTCCACCACCACCGCATCCTCCTCCCCGGCCTCGCAGGCGCACGCGCAGCACTGGACCGCCGCTTTCAGCTCCGTCGTCGGCGCGCAGGAGTACGAGCGGCAGCAGCTGCTGCATAGGAAGGAGGAGCCGGGGATGAGGCCGTCCACGTCGCCCGAGAGCGGCGTCAGCGCCGGGACCAAGAGGGGCCTGGAGCCCACCGGCTCCGGCGTCTCCCCCGCCACGGGCAGcgacgaggacgacgacggcgCCGGCGGCCGCAAGAAGCTCAGGCTCTCCAAGGACCAGGCCGCCGTCCTCGAGGAGTGCTTCAAGATGCACAGCACGCTCAACCCC AAGCAGAAGACGGCGCTGGCGAACCGGCTGGGGCTGCGGCCGCGGCAGGTGGAGGTGTGGTTCCAGAACCGCCGCGCGCGCACCAAACTCAAGCAGACGGAGGTGGACTGCGAGTACATGAAGCGCTGGTGCGAGCAGCTCGCCGAGCAGAACCGCCGCCTCGAGAAGGAGGTGACCGAGCTCAGGGCGCTCAAGGCCGCACCGCCGGCGCATAACGGCGCCGCGGCGGGGCCCCTCACCACCCTCACCAGGTGCCTCTCCTGCAAGCGCGTCGCATCCACGTCCTCCGCCTCGGCCTGCAACGTGCCCAGCTTTTCCGCCAATGCCGGCATCGGCATGCCAATGCCATCCCTCGAAGAACGGCCGTTCTTGTGTGGGTTCAGAGACACCGGAGTGACGTACGGCGGCTCTTCGGGGCTCGCGAAGGTGGTCAAGCCGGCCAGATAG